From Alteromonas australica, one genomic window encodes:
- a CDS encoding gamma carbonic anhydrase family protein, with the protein MRYQLNDRSPQCADDCFIAPGAQVIGDVELHEKSSVWFNAVIRGDMDKICIGEASNIQDGSVLHTDQGIPLHIGKGVTVGHKAMLHGCTVGDYSLIGINAVVLNGAKIGKYCVIGANALITEKMDIPDYSLVVGAPAKVIKQLDASAEKQLQGSAQHYVENAVNYRQNLKLISET; encoded by the coding sequence ATGCGCTATCAATTAAATGACCGAAGCCCTCAATGTGCAGATGACTGCTTTATTGCGCCAGGCGCACAGGTTATTGGTGATGTGGAACTGCATGAAAAAAGCAGTGTTTGGTTTAACGCTGTAATACGTGGAGATATGGATAAAATCTGTATAGGTGAAGCGTCGAACATTCAAGATGGCAGTGTTCTGCACACCGACCAAGGTATACCATTACACATTGGCAAAGGGGTAACGGTAGGACATAAAGCAATGTTGCATGGGTGCACAGTAGGGGACTATTCCCTTATTGGCATCAACGCGGTTGTGCTAAACGGCGCAAAAATAGGCAAATATTGCGTCATTGGTGCGAATGCGTTGATCACTGAGAAAATGGACATCCCCGATTACAGTTTAGTGGTTGGGGCTCCGGCAAAGGTCATTAAGCAACTAGACGCGAGTGCAGAAAAGCAATTACAAGGCTCTGCACAACATTATGTTGAAAACGCGGTTAACTACCGACAAAATCTTAAACTGATCTCTGAAACATAA
- a CDS encoding GAF domain-containing protein codes for MKEEHYTQLVSQAKSLVSGEHDLIANMANVSALLFNQLEDVNWAGFYFHKESQLVLGPFQGQPACIRIPIGKGVCGTAAETRTIQRIDDVHAFSGHIACDAASNSEIVIPLIVNDELIGVLDIDSPKFGRFDADDEAGLKQIADILIESQRTL; via the coding sequence TTGAAAGAAGAACACTATACCCAGTTAGTAAGCCAGGCGAAAAGCCTGGTTTCTGGTGAGCACGATTTAATTGCCAACATGGCAAATGTGAGCGCGCTGCTATTCAACCAGCTTGAAGACGTCAATTGGGCTGGTTTTTATTTCCACAAAGAATCTCAGTTAGTACTAGGGCCGTTTCAAGGTCAACCCGCATGCATACGTATACCAATAGGTAAGGGTGTATGTGGCACTGCTGCAGAAACCAGAACCATTCAACGTATTGACGATGTACACGCCTTCTCAGGCCATATCGCATGCGATGCCGCGTCTAATTCAGAAATTGTTATTCCCCTTATTGTGAACGACGAATTAATCGGTGTGCTAGATATTGATAGCCCCAAATTTGGTCGTTTTGACGCCGATGATGAGGCGGGACTTAAACAAATCGCTGATATTCTAATTGAATCTCAACGTACATTATGA
- a CDS encoding 23S rRNA (adenine(2030)-N(6))-methyltransferase RlmJ, which translates to MLSYQHAFHAGNHADVIKHLCWIGVINHLKKKNKPFTLFDTHSGAGEYQLDHAMSAKNKEYESGVSKVAQLSPQSSLLNHYHTLIQTYFDKGMYPGSPMLSANLVREMDNVHLMELHPAEFEKLNHVIFSQQHAAKVGGSCHVHQRDGFEGIKALTPPQPNRGAVLIDPPYERIQEYTDVSVTVKSVLQRWQQGQIVIWYPLLSARADKKSQACSAMIASLVELGIPCFQAELTVIENTEEAGMYGSGVLVLNPPWQLDVQLNDALQEVAPHLGDNTAFHLTWLVNDN; encoded by the coding sequence GTGCTTAGTTATCAACATGCATTTCATGCCGGCAATCACGCCGATGTTATAAAACACCTGTGCTGGATAGGTGTCATTAATCATTTAAAGAAAAAAAATAAACCCTTCACCCTGTTTGATACCCATAGTGGGGCCGGTGAGTATCAACTTGATCACGCCATGTCTGCTAAAAATAAAGAGTACGAATCAGGGGTAAGTAAAGTGGCTCAGCTTTCTCCTCAGTCCTCTTTACTTAACCACTACCACACGTTGATTCAAACGTATTTCGACAAAGGGATGTACCCTGGTTCGCCTATGTTAAGTGCTAACCTTGTGCGCGAAATGGACAATGTGCATTTGATGGAACTGCACCCCGCAGAATTTGAGAAGTTAAATCACGTGATATTTTCTCAACAACATGCCGCTAAAGTGGGGGGAAGTTGCCACGTGCATCAGCGGGATGGCTTTGAAGGCATTAAAGCGCTCACACCTCCCCAGCCTAATCGTGGTGCTGTACTTATTGACCCACCTTACGAGCGTATCCAGGAATACACTGATGTATCAGTCACCGTTAAATCGGTATTACAGCGCTGGCAACAAGGGCAAATTGTCATTTGGTATCCGCTATTGTCTGCCAGGGCAGACAAAAAATCCCAGGCGTGCAGTGCGATGATAGCGAGCTTAGTGGAACTTGGTATTCCTTGTTTTCAGGCCGAACTCACGGTAATTGAAAACACAGAAGAAGCGGGCATGTATGGCTCAGGCGTATTGGTGCTAAATCCACCTTGGCAGCTCGACGTTCAGTTAAATGATGCACTCCAAGAGGTCGCTCCCCATCTAGGAGACAATACAGCGTTCCATCTTACCTGGCTGGTTAACGATAATTAG
- a CDS encoding SIMPL domain-containing protein, with product MIKKILTHTVFAITTLLFVGALHAQTQEQTPQIHVQGSGAVSVTPNAYRVTFIIEAQGNTVSKLNGMANSEINNVVNFLLSMDIQEQNIQSMQVRLNPRYVNGPNGRIQDGFTLTREIVVTDSNIDHYDQVLDGVLKRGVDRIQQFNFISQGQNNAYDVALVAAVKDAKARATLLAKELGVEIGEVVAISESGGNMPVPVMRADAFLSEKVTSLPGQETVEARVNVSFRIIQN from the coding sequence ATGATCAAAAAAATTCTTACACACACTGTTTTTGCTATTACTACGCTCTTATTTGTAGGCGCTCTCCATGCCCAAACACAAGAGCAAACACCGCAAATTCACGTACAAGGTTCAGGCGCGGTTAGCGTCACACCCAATGCTTATCGAGTCACGTTTATTATTGAAGCGCAAGGGAATACAGTAAGTAAGCTTAACGGAATGGCCAACAGTGAAATTAACAACGTGGTTAACTTTTTGCTTTCGATGGACATTCAAGAGCAAAACATTCAATCAATGCAGGTTCGGTTAAACCCTAGATACGTCAATGGGCCAAATGGTCGCATTCAGGATGGATTTACCTTAACCAGAGAAATTGTGGTGACCGATTCAAACATAGATCATTACGATCAAGTATTAGATGGCGTGCTAAAACGTGGGGTAGATCGGATTCAACAGTTCAATTTTATATCCCAAGGGCAAAATAACGCTTATGATGTTGCTCTTGTTGCTGCGGTTAAGGATGCAAAGGCGCGGGCGACCCTTTTAGCCAAAGAATTAGGGGTAGAAATAGGGGAAGTAGTTGCAATCTCTGAATCTGGTGGCAATATGCCCGTTCCAGTTATGCGTGCAGATGCCTTTCTCAGTGAAAAAGTCACCTCTTTACCTGGTCAGGAAACGGTAGAAGCGCGAGTAAATGTTAGTTTTCGTATTATTCAAAATTAG
- the proQ gene encoding RNA chaperone ProQ gives MESPQKFTNSKEVIAFLAETFPKCFSVEGEARPLKIGIFQDLAERLNDEERVSKTLLRSTLRHYTNSWRYLYSIKEGAHRVDLDGAEGDAIEKEHAEHAQKQLEESKAKAAEKRKAKQAQQPKNKERRQFSRPKGEKSVSSGHADNKQGTKPKINRPNKTPPAKLTDEDLQQGTKVTVKLGKTPMPAVITEVAKDGIHVQLDTGMVVKVNADALRLARSKRS, from the coding sequence ATGGAATCACCACAGAAGTTTACCAATAGTAAGGAAGTCATAGCTTTCCTTGCAGAAACCTTTCCGAAATGCTTCAGCGTAGAAGGTGAAGCTCGCCCTCTTAAGATTGGCATTTTTCAAGACTTAGCGGAACGATTGAATGATGAAGAACGTGTTAGCAAAACGCTTCTACGCTCAACCCTTCGTCATTACACCAACAGTTGGCGCTACCTTTACAGCATTAAAGAGGGCGCACATCGTGTGGATCTTGATGGTGCTGAAGGCGACGCTATCGAGAAAGAGCATGCCGAACACGCCCAAAAACAACTAGAAGAAAGTAAGGCGAAAGCGGCAGAAAAGCGTAAAGCTAAACAGGCGCAGCAACCTAAAAACAAAGAAAGACGCCAATTTTCTCGTCCAAAAGGTGAAAAATCGGTCAGTTCAGGCCATGCTGATAATAAGCAGGGAACTAAACCGAAAATTAACAGACCAAATAAAACACCACCCGCAAAACTGACTGATGAAGATTTGCAGCAGGGTACAAAAGTAACAGTTAAGCTAGGCAAAACACCTATGCCGGCTGTTATCACTGAAGTAGCCAAAGACGGGATCCATGTTCAGCTAGACACGGGCATGGTGGTAAAAGTAAATGCAGATGCTTTACGTTTGGCGCGTTCCAAGAGGTCGTAA
- the tesB gene encoding acyl-CoA thioesterase II — MSDVKLSSLFELETVEQNLYRGESWDLGFRALFGGQVLGQALAAAYETVDKDRVAHSFHTYFLLPGDAKKPVVYDVEVVRDGRSFSARRVKAIQDGKSIFYMTASFQVPQDGMHHQAPEMPDVPPPEAVQSDIEFYEANFNKIARPMREALSYHRPVDIRTIDAANSYQAAKRPPTRYIWMRARDTLSGALSIHQAALAYASDYHFLSTSLQPHGIAVTDKSLRIATIDHAMWFHRPVNFNEWLLYAMESPFSGGSRGIVRGQIFNQAGELVASTTQEGLMRNVDV; from the coding sequence ATGTCTGACGTTAAACTATCTTCACTTTTTGAGTTAGAAACCGTGGAGCAAAACCTTTATCGCGGCGAAAGTTGGGATTTAGGCTTTCGCGCATTATTTGGTGGGCAAGTCCTTGGTCAAGCCCTTGCGGCCGCATATGAAACCGTAGATAAAGACAGGGTGGCGCATTCATTTCATACCTATTTTTTGCTTCCTGGAGATGCTAAAAAACCCGTGGTTTATGATGTTGAAGTGGTTCGTGACGGTCGTAGCTTTTCAGCTCGTCGTGTAAAAGCCATTCAAGACGGTAAAAGTATTTTTTATATGACAGCGTCTTTCCAAGTGCCGCAAGACGGTATGCATCATCAAGCACCAGAAATGCCAGATGTCCCTCCTCCCGAGGCAGTTCAATCGGACATTGAATTTTATGAAGCCAATTTCAATAAAATAGCGCGGCCCATGCGCGAAGCATTAAGTTATCATCGACCGGTAGATATACGTACAATTGATGCAGCAAACTCATATCAAGCGGCTAAACGCCCGCCAACGCGCTATATCTGGATGCGAGCTAGAGATACCTTATCGGGCGCTCTGTCGATTCACCAAGCGGCGCTTGCTTATGCATCAGACTATCATTTTTTAAGCACCTCTTTACAGCCTCACGGTATTGCGGTTACCGATAAATCATTAAGAATTGCGACGATAGATCATGCTATGTGGTTCCATCGTCCAGTTAATTTCAATGAGTGGCTGTTATATGCAATGGAAAGCCCATTTAGTGGCGGCTCTCGTGGCATAGTAAGGGGACAAATTTTCAATCAAGCTGGCGAACTTGTCGCATCAACAACCCAAGAAGGCTTAATGCGAAATGTGGATGTGTAA
- a CDS encoding protein kinase domain-containing protein, translating into MPNPSDIKHFYIPEEQSIYLLSHADAKKLKDWVALCIAQLENLGYRSLSLLGKGAFGFAFSGVTSSGEALVFKFSRINLPQHVQDRLEEEAFMLSQVVHPFVPDFRAFQQIKKQSILVMQRAIGEDLEKVSLKQGPLPPRIIVKIAVQVGELLLTLRSNTQHGKEKPIVHGDIKPSNLVWDAHHETISLIDWGSSVFAQVDANGQFIGSNVMDLMSSELQQTNARLGDVYFIGEEQLNGALSSPRFDEQGLASTLYALASGQSCRYGASVIRPISLGLPKMLADILTFMLSEDPLKRRQGGDYFLKHLHVLKNMVFTEDKPTRYQASIPTWITETSNEIETVVYSSRKSYLRQQADLHEDTLRYINDAQFDRYYKNYLQGMGDTEKAFISAIGRLGRYPVVGGMAIRWEPNGVYIDSSLNLYDRTLKPAFEMAVNNVIALARAIHKVGVFKCCMFNAKNTLHIEREHVNHDFIPNEDCRIPFEISQVSVAKDQSRHHSYFEDGDDPDELLKLPNSIISLIKSLNNIHHTGCIIFEALPHHLKVHSYYTLLDHSKTHQFEQLLHALVQEIPTIKGLGISGFMKLPYKDTRFFEHSPCLPEKYYPRNPRAEQREKNQHV; encoded by the coding sequence ATGCCAAATCCAAGTGACATCAAGCATTTTTACATTCCCGAAGAGCAATCCATTTATTTGCTTTCTCATGCGGATGCTAAAAAATTAAAAGACTGGGTGGCCTTGTGTATTGCACAGTTAGAAAACCTTGGCTATCGCTCGTTGTCACTTCTAGGTAAAGGTGCCTTTGGCTTTGCTTTTTCCGGTGTCACCTCGTCCGGGGAGGCGCTTGTGTTTAAGTTTTCGCGAATTAATCTGCCGCAGCATGTGCAAGATAGACTGGAAGAAGAAGCTTTTATGCTGTCCCAAGTTGTGCACCCTTTCGTGCCAGACTTCAGAGCTTTCCAGCAAATAAAAAAGCAATCTATCTTAGTCATGCAGCGAGCAATTGGAGAAGACCTCGAAAAAGTAAGTTTAAAGCAAGGGCCTCTGCCCCCGCGAATCATCGTAAAAATTGCTGTGCAGGTGGGGGAGTTGCTGTTAACACTGAGAAGCAACACTCAGCACGGAAAAGAGAAGCCTATTGTTCATGGCGATATTAAACCTTCCAACCTAGTTTGGGACGCTCACCATGAGACTATAAGCTTAATCGATTGGGGGTCGTCTGTTTTTGCGCAGGTAGACGCCAATGGGCAATTTATCGGTAGTAATGTCATGGATCTCATGTCCAGCGAGTTGCAGCAAACTAACGCAAGGTTAGGCGATGTTTACTTTATTGGCGAAGAGCAATTAAACGGCGCATTGTCCTCGCCGCGCTTTGATGAACAAGGCTTAGCAAGTACTCTTTACGCTTTAGCGTCAGGGCAATCTTGCCGTTATGGTGCCAGTGTTATTCGCCCGATATCACTGGGTTTACCTAAAATGTTGGCAGATATACTCACCTTCATGCTATCTGAGGATCCTCTTAAGCGACGCCAAGGCGGCGACTACTTTCTAAAGCACCTTCATGTACTCAAAAATATGGTGTTTACCGAAGACAAACCAACACGCTACCAGGCCAGCATTCCTACGTGGATAACAGAAACATCCAATGAAATAGAGACTGTGGTATACAGTTCAAGAAAGTCATACCTTCGTCAACAAGCTGACCTTCACGAAGATACTTTACGCTACATCAATGATGCGCAGTTCGATCGCTACTATAAAAACTACCTGCAAGGTATGGGAGATACAGAAAAAGCGTTTATTTCTGCCATTGGCAGATTAGGTCGTTACCCTGTGGTAGGCGGCATGGCCATTCGATGGGAACCCAATGGCGTTTATATTGATTCCAGCTTAAATTTGTACGACAGAACACTTAAGCCAGCGTTTGAGATGGCGGTGAACAATGTCATTGCGTTGGCTCGCGCTATTCATAAAGTTGGGGTGTTCAAATGTTGTATGTTTAACGCTAAAAATACCCTACATATAGAGCGCGAACATGTTAATCATGATTTTATTCCCAATGAAGACTGCCGTATACCCTTTGAAATATCTCAAGTGTCTGTTGCCAAAGATCAAAGTAGGCACCATTCTTACTTTGAAGACGGTGACGACCCCGACGAACTTTTAAAATTGCCCAACAGCATAATTTCTTTAATAAAATCCCTGAATAATATCCATCATACTGGGTGTATTATTTTTGAAGCACTACCACATCATTTGAAAGTGCATAGCTACTACACACTACTGGATCACAGTAAAACACATCAATTTGAACAGTTGCTTCATGCACTGGTACAAGAAATCCCGACCATAAAAGGGTTAGGCATTTCCGGCTTTATGAAGTTACCCTATAAAGATACACGCTTTTTTGAGCACAGCCCGTGTCTACCGGAAAAGTACTACCCAAGAAACCCAAGAGCAGAACAAAGAGAGAAAAATCAGCATGTCTGA
- a CDS encoding pyridoxal-phosphate-dependent aminotransferase family protein, producing the protein MKQLSTFLPPERTLMGPGPSDVSPRILNAMARPTLGHLDPLFIELMDETKSLLQYAFQTENALTMPISAPGSAGMEACFVNLVEPGDKVLVCVNGVFGNRMVENVERCGGEAIVINNQWGTQTDLNTVEDLLAKHPDIKVLAFVHAETSTGVRNDAKALCELANKYQCLTIVDAVTSLGGIELKVDDWGIDAIYSGSQKCLSCVPGISPVSFSDRAVNLIQNRKTKVQSWFLDMNLIVGYWGSGAKRAYHHTAPVNSMYAMYESLLMLREEGLENAWQRHQRGHEALAQGLEALNLTLAVDKNYRLPQLNVVEIPSGVNDADVRQRLLNEFNLEIGAGLGEFAGKVWRIGLMGYACKPRNIDHCLAALKQVLK; encoded by the coding sequence ATGAAGCAACTGTCTACTTTTCTTCCCCCTGAACGCACGTTAATGGGCCCAGGACCATCAGATGTCTCACCGCGCATTCTTAATGCAATGGCACGCCCTACGCTAGGTCATTTAGACCCGTTATTCATTGAGCTAATGGATGAAACAAAATCATTGCTGCAATACGCATTTCAAACAGAAAATGCGTTAACCATGCCTATTTCCGCCCCTGGCTCTGCAGGCATGGAAGCGTGCTTCGTTAATTTGGTTGAACCCGGCGACAAAGTGTTGGTTTGCGTTAACGGCGTGTTTGGTAACCGCATGGTTGAAAATGTAGAGCGATGTGGTGGTGAAGCCATTGTAATCAATAATCAGTGGGGCACACAAACGGATCTCAATACGGTTGAAGACCTATTAGCTAAACACCCTGATATCAAAGTATTAGCGTTTGTTCATGCTGAAACTTCTACCGGCGTAAGAAATGACGCCAAAGCATTATGTGAATTGGCCAACAAATACCAGTGTTTAACCATTGTAGACGCAGTAACGTCGTTAGGCGGTATTGAGTTGAAAGTGGACGATTGGGGCATTGATGCCATCTATTCAGGCTCTCAAAAATGTTTGAGTTGTGTACCGGGTATTTCACCCGTGTCGTTTAGTGATCGCGCAGTCAACCTTATTCAAAACCGAAAAACCAAAGTACAAAGTTGGTTTTTAGATATGAATTTAATTGTAGGGTATTGGGGAAGTGGTGCGAAGCGAGCCTATCACCATACGGCCCCCGTAAATAGCATGTACGCCATGTACGAATCCTTATTGATGCTAAGAGAAGAAGGGCTTGAAAATGCATGGCAACGTCATCAACGAGGCCATGAAGCGCTAGCGCAAGGACTGGAAGCATTAAATCTCACCTTAGCAGTAGATAAAAACTACCGCTTACCACAATTAAACGTAGTAGAAATTCCATCGGGCGTAAATGACGCCGATGTGCGTCAACGCTTGTTGAACGAATTCAATTTGGAAATAGGCGCTGGACTGGGCGAATTTGCCGGGAAAGTATGGCGAATAGGGCTGATGGGCTATGCCTGCAAACCCCGCAATATTGACCACTGCCTTGCCGCGCTAAAACAGGTTTTAAAATAA